In Maridesulfovibrio sp., the following proteins share a genomic window:
- a CDS encoding DUF2156 domain-containing protein yields the protein MNLNVTTQLHFLNSGDHECIPTLLPYLKQLGNRCMSYSTMQPGLNHAILDNFGYISWLDISPLNIGKHAVVLSEPVAAPHNQLELITKLEEHCGKLTLVQIGPQLAETLFQEGYAVYQIGVETELDILNYSLEGKNKADLRRWRNKAFKSGVTVEEKLLSSTDWDEVENISHDWLQGRGGKELSFLTRPLPKNDEEGVRFFWARQNGRLIGFSGFDPIHSNGKIIGYYHNFDRISSNAVNGTSPFILLEAMEKFRAEGIKILNLGLSPLSGMEKGYNLSGPLLKLAHSFYRYGEKVYPFKGNSRHKAKFCGKKERVYVASNAGWFKTMVSAAIACGLEV from the coding sequence ATGAATTTAAACGTAACTACACAACTCCATTTCTTGAACAGTGGGGACCATGAATGTATCCCCACTCTGCTGCCCTACCTCAAACAATTAGGCAACAGGTGCATGTCATACTCGACCATGCAGCCGGGATTGAATCACGCTATTCTGGATAACTTCGGCTATATATCTTGGCTGGATATCTCGCCCCTGAATATTGGTAAGCATGCGGTAGTTCTTTCCGAACCTGTCGCTGCACCTCATAATCAGCTTGAACTTATCACAAAACTTGAAGAACACTGCGGAAAACTGACACTCGTTCAAATCGGTCCGCAACTGGCTGAAACTCTCTTTCAAGAAGGATATGCCGTATATCAGATAGGAGTGGAAACCGAACTGGATATCCTAAACTACAGCCTTGAAGGGAAAAATAAAGCCGACCTTAGGCGCTGGCGCAACAAAGCCTTTAAGTCCGGGGTGACCGTAGAAGAAAAATTGCTGTCGAGTACCGATTGGGACGAAGTAGAAAATATCAGCCACGACTGGTTACAGGGACGAGGCGGCAAAGAATTATCATTCCTGACACGGCCATTGCCTAAAAATGATGAAGAGGGTGTCCGTTTTTTTTGGGCGAGGCAAAATGGAAGGCTGATCGGCTTTTCCGGATTTGATCCAATACATTCAAACGGAAAAATAATTGGTTACTACCACAATTTTGACCGCATCAGTTCAAATGCAGTAAACGGCACGTCTCCATTCATCCTGCTCGAAGCAATGGAAAAATTCCGTGCCGAAGGGATTAAAATTTTGAATCTAGGACTTTCGCCTCTTTCAGGAATGGAAAAAGGCTACAACCTTTCAGGCCCATTACTAAAACTAGCACATTCCTTCTACAGATACGGCGAGAAAGTATACCCCTTCAAAGGAAACTCAAGGCACAAGGCAAAATTCTGCGGAAAAAAGGAACGCGTTTACGTCGCAAGCAACGCAGGCTGGTTCAAAACTATGGTATCCGCAGCGATAGCCTGCGGACTTGAAGTATAA
- a CDS encoding Hpt domain-containing protein, producing MVSEEYSGKDLFVINDDLKELIPHFVLHQFEELERMENSLDDGDLKDVARLGHSLKGAAANFCLDPLCRLGMAIQDVSKLGMKDALYPLVKKYRFYLEELKIQVS from the coding sequence ATGGTGTCTGAAGAATATTCAGGAAAGGATTTATTTGTCATTAATGACGATCTTAAAGAATTAATCCCGCATTTTGTTTTGCACCAGTTCGAAGAGCTGGAGCGAATGGAAAACAGCCTAGATGACGGTGACCTGAAGGATGTTGCGCGTCTGGGACATAGTCTTAAAGGTGCTGCCGCCAATTTCTGTCTTGATCCGCTTTGTCGTCTTGGTATGGCGATTCAGGATGTTTCCAAGCTTGGTATGAAGGATGCTTTGTATCCTTTGGTCAAAAAATATAGATTCTACCTTGAGGAATTAAAAATTCAAGTAAGTTAG
- a CDS encoding response regulator translates to MGIFFRVRHILTVGLVSILAAVVLPMGYFFSEMYRADVHGLIESKGDSVAALVAFSSSEAILNFQNYRLDELVENVCNTKGIVSCVVFNQSGVVLSEFEKPDSKDGGRVFQIERRILKDGEYLGFVRIGILDESLAGNSWYYLTHILPWLLGVVLLSGVCIRLFVCKSLFSPLARLSEQVKQAQDGEPVVFEGISRDDEIGLLAESMQQFSEKLRSIQTDLDLKVEGRTEDLKEVNRQLTEEIGVRRKAERDLHAALDELAFAVRELEKSKDKAETASRFKSQFLAMISHEIRTPMNAILGMGDLLLDTDLDPEQMGYVEIFRGSGELLLKIIDDIVDFVQIESGHIELVPVPFDPACDVQSICKSVAHSANARDVEVICDVDSNVPSQVVGDPARVRQILLNIVSNAVKFTSSGEVDVRLSLEESGDDYERLLYTVRDTGIGIPEMHRQNIFESFVQDDGSTPREFGGVGLGLAAASRLAGLMDGHIRFDSESGKGSVFYFSIPFKKSVYEPVRSVVDFSGTSVLMVDDNRTVREVLARRMSAFGIDAVMAADGEEGLKYLEVSQDHGKKYDLLLVDSDMPGMRGVDFLLKAQQKKWLPGRVAMMFSAGCTDEDRQAARMAGADYTLIKPVFDADLIRCLTSLEGSGKEKYHSGKGLNILLVEDNEDHRKILELFILDTGADISIAADGLQALQLFTDNSYDLVFMDLELPILDGLSAVRKMRELENGHNQSKSIIVALAARAYSSNRQESARAGCDGFIFKPVKWDTIRSTITAVAANSGLPEEINILE, encoded by the coding sequence ATGGGGATTTTTTTCCGGGTCAGGCATATACTAACTGTTGGGCTGGTAAGCATACTGGCGGCTGTAGTGTTGCCTATGGGATATTTTTTCAGCGAGATGTACAGGGCTGATGTACATGGCTTGATCGAGTCAAAAGGAGATAGCGTTGCCGCTCTCGTCGCTTTTTCGAGCAGTGAAGCTATTTTGAATTTCCAGAACTACAGACTTGATGAGCTTGTTGAAAATGTCTGTAATACTAAAGGTATAGTTTCTTGTGTTGTTTTTAATCAGTCCGGAGTCGTGCTCAGCGAATTTGAAAAGCCTGATAGTAAAGATGGGGGCCGGGTTTTCCAGATTGAACGGCGTATCTTAAAGGATGGCGAATATCTGGGATTTGTCCGAATTGGAATTCTTGATGAATCTTTGGCGGGCAATTCATGGTATTATTTGACCCATATCCTTCCGTGGCTGCTTGGGGTGGTTCTGCTAAGCGGAGTCTGCATACGTTTGTTTGTCTGCAAATCTCTCTTTTCTCCGCTTGCACGGCTTTCGGAACAGGTAAAGCAGGCTCAAGACGGTGAACCTGTTGTCTTCGAAGGAATAAGCAGAGATGACGAAATAGGGCTTCTTGCTGAGTCCATGCAGCAATTTTCTGAAAAATTGAGAAGTATACAGACAGACCTTGATTTGAAAGTTGAAGGCCGGACTGAAGATCTAAAGGAAGTGAACCGTCAGCTTACGGAAGAAATTGGCGTCAGGCGCAAGGCCGAAAGAGATTTACATGCTGCTTTGGATGAGCTGGCTTTTGCTGTTCGCGAATTGGAGAAATCAAAAGACAAGGCAGAAACAGCAAGCAGATTCAAGAGTCAGTTTCTGGCAATGATCAGCCATGAAATAAGGACTCCCATGAACGCAATTCTAGGAATGGGGGATTTGCTGCTGGACACTGATCTTGATCCGGAACAGATGGGCTATGTGGAAATTTTCCGGGGTTCCGGAGAACTGTTACTCAAAATAATCGACGATATAGTTGACTTTGTGCAGATTGAGTCTGGACATATTGAGCTTGTTCCGGTTCCTTTTGATCCTGCATGTGATGTCCAGAGTATTTGCAAAAGTGTGGCCCATTCTGCCAATGCGCGTGATGTTGAAGTTATTTGTGATGTAGATTCTAATGTCCCATCGCAGGTTGTCGGCGATCCTGCTCGTGTTCGCCAGATTTTGCTTAATATAGTCTCCAATGCCGTAAAATTTACTTCCAGCGGTGAGGTCGATGTTCGTTTGAGTCTTGAAGAGTCCGGTGATGATTATGAACGGTTGCTTTACACTGTCCGGGATACCGGCATAGGCATTCCTGAGATGCACAGGCAAAATATTTTTGAAAGCTTTGTGCAGGATGACGGATCAACCCCGCGGGAATTCGGCGGAGTTGGCCTTGGGCTCGCAGCGGCTTCTAGGCTGGCAGGGCTGATGGATGGCCATATCCGTTTTGATAGTGAAAGCGGCAAAGGAAGTGTTTTTTATTTCTCTATTCCGTTCAAGAAATCGGTTTATGAACCGGTGCGCAGTGTCGTTGATTTTTCCGGAACCAGTGTTCTCATGGTCGATGACAACCGCACCGTGCGTGAGGTGCTTGCCCGGAGGATGAGTGCTTTTGGAATAGATGCGGTGATGGCTGCTGACGGTGAGGAAGGTCTTAAGTATCTTGAAGTATCACAAGATCATGGCAAGAAATATGATTTGCTTTTGGTGGATAGCGATATGCCCGGCATGCGCGGGGTTGACTTCCTTTTAAAAGCACAGCAAAAAAAATGGCTTCCCGGCAGGGTGGCTATGATGTTTTCTGCCGGGTGCACAGATGAAGACCGGCAGGCTGCACGTATGGCCGGTGCTGATTACACTCTGATTAAGCCGGTTTTCGATGCCGACCTGATTCGCTGTCTTACGTCGCTGGAAGGTTCGGGAAAGGAAAAATATCATTCCGGGAAAGGGCTGAATATACTTCTGGTTGAAGACAATGAAGATCACCGTAAAATTCTTGAACTGTTCATTCTCGATACCGGGGCTGATATAAGCATAGCTGCTGACGGTCTGCAGGCACTACAGCTTTTTACAGACAATAGTTATGATCTTGTTTTCATGGATCTAGAATTGCCTATTCTTGATGGGCTTTCGGCCGTTCGGAAAATGCGTGAACTAGAAAACGGGCATAACCAGTCAAAATCGATAATTGTTGCCCTTGCTGCGCGGGCCTATAGCTCAAACAGGCAGGAGTCGGCCCGGGCCGGGTGTGACGGGTTTATTTTCAAGCCTGTCAAATGGGATACCATAAGATCAACAATCACGGCAGTTGCCGCAAATTCAGGTCTCCCTGAAGAAATTAATATTCTGGAGTAA
- a CDS encoding BMP family ABC transporter substrate-binding protein: MFKIRLISIITCFVVLCLIYGSAICHAKDVKVGFIYSGDTINDNSFNEMVATGLRKLQKEQHVRVLPRRGGFSMEETVGAIESLLAEGVRVILVNGVPYGNRLGVFALDHADTTFIINDAKIEGYPNIISIDYAHGMGSCLVGALCAWQTKTGKIGFLGANEMPVVKEFLTGFRKGVEYSGQDVEILVRYIRPGVSLKGFEDPKQAYTMAMNMYADGVDIIYSVAGLSGNGAIQAAHRTGNLVVGVDSDQDYMAKGSVLTSMIKRMDIAVYKEVLAIVNGTSAPGCKTYHLANDGVGLSDMTYTRHLLKPGVLKKLGELKAKLISGEVKPDASVK; encoded by the coding sequence ATGTTTAAAATAAGGCTGATCAGCATAATTACTTGTTTTGTGGTTTTGTGTTTAATCTATGGATCAGCCATTTGCCACGCAAAGGATGTAAAAGTCGGCTTTATCTATTCAGGAGACACAATAAACGATAATTCGTTTAACGAAATGGTTGCCACGGGTTTACGCAAACTGCAGAAAGAACAGCATGTCAGGGTGTTACCCCGCAGGGGGGGATTCTCTATGGAAGAAACTGTAGGTGCGATTGAATCTCTGCTTGCTGAAGGTGTCCGTGTCATACTTGTTAACGGTGTTCCGTACGGGAATAGACTCGGGGTTTTTGCGCTTGATCATGCTGATACGACTTTTATTATTAATGATGCGAAGATCGAAGGTTACCCCAATATTATTTCCATTGACTATGCCCATGGTATGGGGTCATGTCTGGTTGGGGCTCTTTGCGCATGGCAGACTAAAACCGGAAAAATAGGTTTTCTGGGTGCCAATGAAATGCCGGTGGTCAAAGAGTTTTTGACCGGGTTTCGAAAAGGGGTGGAGTATTCCGGGCAGGATGTTGAAATTTTAGTAAGATATATTCGTCCCGGGGTGTCGTTGAAAGGTTTTGAGGACCCCAAGCAAGCTTATACTATGGCTATGAATATGTATGCTGACGGCGTGGATATTATTTATTCTGTTGCCGGCCTGTCGGGTAACGGAGCTATTCAGGCCGCTCATAGAACAGGAAATCTGGTTGTGGGGGTCGATTCGGATCAGGACTACATGGCCAAAGGTTCTGTTTTGACCAGCATGATAAAAAGAATGGACATAGCTGTTTATAAAGAAGTGCTTGCTATCGTAAACGGAACTTCTGCTCCGGGTTGCAAGACGTATCATTTGGCCAACGATGGTGTTGGACTCAGTGATATGACATATACCCGGCATCTGCTTAAGCCAGGTGTTTTGAAGAAACTCGGTGAACTGAAGGCAAAGCTTATCTCTGGCGAGGTAAAGCCTGATGCTTCAGTGAAATAA
- the hydF gene encoding [FeFe] hydrogenase H-cluster maturation GTPase HydF encodes MSNEIGNGSKLAIAIAGRSNVGKSSIIRALSGIERLDEVSPVASEDEMYPLTRAEIHPLGPVTIYDTDAHVPGDDRARAIREGLFSVDVAVVVTDESGILDEERELTSLLLDRGIPCVMVFNKADIRRPSLADMEFCGSRGIRFVATSTEDGRGIERLKKSIMALAPEENMLDPVLARDLMGRGDFVVCVVSEDPVSPKGRLGLPKSQVIREILDAGGIAVIVKEGELYQTISGHKRRPALVIADSEPIKKVMDLIPRDVSLTTFPILFARHKGNLEQLVQGANAIDSLQDGDKVLIVEACPHHPKAEDLGNEMIPARIAGYTDRKIIFESKTGCGLPLDLSEYKLVVHCGACMQERADMLRRIRDCDRQQVPITNYGLAVAKVDGTLQRLIEPFFKDIDEERRELTGKINVYRGSNSQAMHLVVPAEIHPEKAVPFNLMYLFGDIEVTKKHIGFTSLPFARGGQQKIRKFVEEHGYCFYKWPGRVLGADLGGLLDTDDNNDE; translated from the coding sequence ATGAGTAATGAAATTGGAAACGGATCCAAACTCGCCATAGCCATAGCCGGAAGGAGTAATGTTGGTAAATCTTCAATTATCCGTGCTCTTTCCGGTATTGAGCGGCTTGATGAAGTCAGTCCCGTTGCAAGCGAAGATGAAATGTATCCCCTGACAAGGGCGGAAATTCATCCTTTGGGGCCGGTGACAATTTATGACACGGATGCTCATGTTCCGGGTGATGACAGGGCCAGAGCCATAAGAGAAGGTTTATTCAGTGTTGATGTAGCTGTTGTTGTTACAGATGAGTCCGGCATTCTTGACGAAGAGCGGGAACTCACTTCTCTGCTTCTGGATCGGGGCATCCCGTGCGTGATGGTTTTTAATAAAGCTGACATCAGACGTCCCAGCCTAGCGGATATGGAGTTTTGCGGCTCGCGTGGAATTCGCTTTGTGGCAACTTCAACAGAGGACGGCCGGGGCATTGAGCGGCTTAAGAAATCAATTATGGCTCTTGCACCGGAAGAGAATATGCTCGACCCGGTTCTGGCCCGAGATCTGATGGGGCGCGGTGACTTTGTGGTTTGCGTTGTTTCCGAGGATCCCGTTTCTCCAAAGGGGCGTCTGGGGCTTCCGAAGTCGCAGGTAATCCGTGAAATTCTGGATGCTGGTGGAATCGCAGTTATCGTCAAGGAAGGCGAGCTTTACCAGACTATTTCAGGACATAAGCGGCGTCCTGCCCTTGTTATTGCTGATTCTGAGCCGATAAAAAAAGTTATGGACCTCATCCCCCGCGATGTTTCTCTTACAACTTTCCCTATTCTTTTTGCTCGGCATAAAGGAAATCTGGAACAGCTCGTTCAAGGCGCGAATGCCATTGACTCATTGCAGGACGGGGACAAGGTCTTAATTGTTGAAGCGTGCCCTCACCACCCCAAAGCTGAAGATCTGGGGAATGAAATGATCCCCGCACGTATAGCCGGCTATACTGATCGGAAAATTATTTTTGAATCCAAGACCGGGTGCGGTCTGCCTCTTGATCTTTCTGAATACAAGCTGGTCGTGCACTGCGGAGCCTGTATGCAGGAAAGAGCTGATATGCTCCGCCGGATCAGGGATTGCGACCGGCAGCAGGTTCCCATCACCAACTACGGTCTTGCCGTAGCCAAGGTTGACGGAACCCTTCAGCGCCTGATTGAACCATTTTTTAAGGATATTGACGAAGAGCGCAGGGAACTGACCGGAAAGATAAATGTCTACCGGGGCAGTAACTCGCAGGCAATGCATCTGGTTGTCCCGGCAGAGATTCATCCAGAAAAAGCAGTTCCGTTCAACCTGATGTATCTCTTCGGTGATATTGAAGTGACTAAAAAGCATATTGGTTTCACGTCTCTACCTTTTGCCCGGGGCGGTCAGCAGAAGATACGCAAGTTTGTGGAAGAGCACGGGTATTGTTTTTATAAATGGCCCGGCCGGGTTTTAGGTGCAGATTTGGGCGGTTTACTGGATACGGATGATAATAACGACGAATAG
- a CDS encoding glutamine--tRNA ligase/YqeY domain fusion protein, with protein MSENTESNVGKNFITAIIDKDNETGKYEGRVATRFPPEPNGYLHIGHAKSICLNFGLAKDYKGTCNLRFDDTNPVKEDTEYVESIEKDVRWLGFDWEDRLHYSSDYFDQLYAFAVQLIKEGKAYVDSLSAEEIREYRGSLKEPGKNSPYRDRSVEENLDLFERMKNGEFDDGEHVLRAKIDMAAPNVILRDPTIYRIRKAHHHRTGDKWCIYPMYDFTHCISDSLEKITHSICTLEFENNRALYDWTLENLGVYRPQQIEFARLNLSYTVMSKRRLIQLVEEGHVSGWDDPRMPTISGMRRRGYSPASIRNFCERIGVAKAANMVDFALLEFSVREDLNAHSHRVMGVIDPIKLVIDNYPEGQVEEFECQNNPEDESAGSRMVPFSKTLYIERDDFMEDAPKKFFRLSVGREVRLRAAYYVTCTDVVKDENGKVVELHCTYDPDTRGGWSKDGRKVKGTIHWVSVDHAVEAEVRLYNHLFTKENPMDNKDGSDFKDHISPDSLEVRPKCYVERSLANVEPGFRCQFERIGYFCVDPDSTPEKPVFNRTATLRDTWKKIANNQKK; from the coding sequence ATGTCAGAGAATACCGAGTCCAATGTAGGTAAGAATTTTATTACCGCGATTATTGATAAGGATAATGAAACAGGTAAGTACGAAGGAAGGGTGGCAACCCGCTTCCCTCCTGAACCTAATGGGTATCTGCATATAGGCCATGCAAAATCCATTTGCCTTAACTTCGGGCTTGCCAAGGATTATAAAGGAACCTGCAACCTGCGTTTTGACGATACCAATCCGGTCAAAGAAGATACCGAGTATGTTGAATCCATTGAGAAAGACGTCCGCTGGCTGGGTTTCGACTGGGAAGACAGGCTGCATTACTCTTCTGATTATTTTGATCAGCTCTATGCGTTTGCCGTGCAGCTCATCAAAGAAGGCAAGGCCTATGTAGACAGCCTCAGTGCTGAAGAGATTCGTGAATATCGCGGTTCACTTAAGGAACCAGGTAAAAACAGCCCTTACCGTGATCGGTCCGTGGAAGAGAACCTTGATCTCTTTGAGCGCATGAAAAACGGTGAATTTGATGATGGAGAGCATGTTTTGCGTGCCAAAATTGACATGGCCGCGCCCAATGTTATCCTGCGTGACCCGACTATCTACAGGATAAGAAAAGCTCATCACCACCGTACCGGTGACAAGTGGTGTATCTATCCTATGTATGATTTCACCCACTGTATTTCCGATTCATTGGAAAAAATAACCCATTCCATCTGTACTCTCGAGTTCGAGAACAACCGCGCCCTTTATGATTGGACTCTTGAAAACCTGGGAGTTTACCGCCCTCAGCAGATTGAGTTCGCAAGACTCAACCTGAGCTATACTGTAATGAGTAAGCGCCGCCTTATTCAGCTGGTGGAAGAGGGACATGTTTCTGGTTGGGATGATCCCCGCATGCCTACAATTTCGGGTATGCGCAGACGTGGATACTCTCCGGCCTCAATCCGTAATTTCTGCGAACGCATCGGTGTTGCCAAGGCGGCTAACATGGTCGATTTCGCACTGCTTGAATTTTCTGTTCGTGAAGATCTCAACGCACATTCCCACAGGGTAATGGGTGTCATTGACCCCATCAAACTGGTCATTGATAACTACCCCGAAGGTCAGGTTGAGGAATTTGAATGCCAGAATAATCCTGAAGATGAGTCCGCCGGAAGCCGTATGGTTCCTTTCTCCAAGACTCTTTACATTGAGCGTGACGACTTCATGGAAGATGCTCCCAAGAAGTTTTTCAGGCTTTCTGTAGGACGCGAAGTCCGTTTGCGTGCGGCATATTATGTGACCTGCACCGATGTGGTCAAAGATGAGAACGGTAAGGTTGTGGAACTTCACTGTACTTACGATCCTGACACCCGCGGCGGCTGGTCCAAGGATGGACGCAAAGTTAAAGGAACAATTCACTGGGTGTCCGTTGATCATGCAGTTGAAGCAGAGGTCCGTCTTTACAACCATCTCTTCACCAAAGAGAACCCCATGGACAACAAAGACGGCTCCGACTTTAAGGATCATATCAGCCCTGATTCACTTGAAGTCCGCCCTAAATGTTATGTGGAGCGTTCTCTTGCCAATGTGGAACCCGGATTCCGCTGCCAGTTCGAAAGAATAGGTTATTTCTGCGTCGACCCGGACTCAACTCCAGAGAAGCCTGTTTTCAACCGTACGGCCACCTTGCGGGACACATGGAAGAAAATTGCCAATAACCAGAAAAAATAA
- a CDS encoding chemotaxis protein CheX, protein MNVELAKPFIKATSDILTMMAMITPKAGKPFVKKGNVATGDVTGIVGFTGTVSGSVSISFEKACAAQVVKNMLGDDIQDIIQDVKDAVGEITNMVSGQARAGLTEMGYKLQGSTPTVIMGDNHTIAHVTAGPVMAIPFTTDYGKFTIEFGFD, encoded by the coding sequence ATGAACGTAGAATTGGCAAAACCTTTTATCAAGGCAACCTCGGACATCCTGACTATGATGGCCATGATCACGCCAAAAGCGGGTAAGCCGTTTGTGAAAAAAGGCAATGTCGCAACCGGAGATGTAACAGGTATCGTCGGGTTTACAGGTACTGTCAGCGGGAGTGTCTCTATTTCATTTGAAAAGGCATGTGCCGCTCAGGTTGTAAAGAACATGCTCGGGGACGACATTCAGGATATCATTCAAGACGTTAAAGATGCTGTGGGTGAAATCACCAACATGGTTTCCGGTCAGGCTCGTGCCGGATTAACCGAAATGGGTTACAAACTTCAAGGGTCCACTCCTACCGTTATTATGGGAGATAACCACACCATCGCGCACGTGACTGCCGGTCCGGTCATGGCAATTCCATTCACAACCGACTACGGAAAATTCACCATCGAATTCGGATTTGATTAA
- a CDS encoding diguanylate cyclase produces MEIKKINTVFFFFATKLFVVAILIMGVSAWGIITQRSQYLNTVKTHEIDHVQASISTFNTWLESGIGYTAILADLVADKLDSERAADIMYDDIAEMFSVFGLRCQGCVQLRILSPQGMELVRTNIKDGNPVRVLGPYLQDRSDCNFFLESRKIENEVYVSGFNLNMEYGKPVIPYFPVLRLIKKIYSKTGTELGLMVMNFSGERLFKLFNITMAGSFGSIFLLNDSGGWIIGPDETYSWRFLFEEDQGLMQHEYPSEWAEISAKDHGQFEAEGAVYTFDSLNSDSLKYSTGQEVIFNEGWTVVSRVPDEVLMVPRRNLLISLLTLLFILVGYLFWRYTSTTAASEDIRRALEESEKRFRDIADAAGEFIWETGPDGSFVFVTGRAEDVLGYSAEELIGRSPFDFVDEESSWDVRKEFLDAAQFGNSFRGLVFKFVNRDGRRVWLEFNGVPLLDAEGTVIGFRGASSDISAQKKALQDLQDREDMLQSISDSVQDALVLMDENGLVHFWNMAAENIFGFSAEEMLGESLECCFYAEDNVSPDFDGDSGKYVGGLLHSYGSFTVNIRRKGGDVFPAEVLLSPLRRDDQWWVVGTFRDVTERKEAEDKLRKLATTDPLTGLYNRRFFMDSAEDAMERSRRYGNSLSLLMMDIDFFKKVNDSYGHDAGDDVLKCLSKTGLKLLRNIDVFGRIGGEEFAILLPDTGIEGAAQVAERLRAEIEAETMLTRSGSLKITVSIGVATYNDMTDSLEKMLKAADVGLYAAKEAGRNQVKVQISPEN; encoded by the coding sequence ATGGAAATCAAAAAAATAAATACTGTCTTTTTTTTCTTTGCCACGAAGCTGTTCGTAGTCGCCATACTGATCATGGGGGTTTCTGCTTGGGGAATAATCACTCAGCGCAGTCAGTACCTTAATACTGTTAAAACTCATGAAATTGATCACGTTCAGGCAAGTATTTCCACCTTTAATACATGGCTTGAGTCTGGTATCGGATATACCGCTATTCTGGCTGACCTTGTTGCTGATAAGCTGGACAGTGAAAGGGCTGCCGATATTATGTATGACGACATTGCTGAGATGTTTTCCGTTTTCGGACTTAGATGCCAGGGATGCGTGCAGCTGCGAATTCTTTCTCCGCAAGGCATGGAATTGGTCCGGACGAATATTAAAGACGGTAATCCTGTAAGGGTGTTAGGACCGTATTTACAGGATAGGAGTGACTGCAATTTCTTCCTTGAATCCCGGAAGATCGAGAATGAAGTTTATGTTTCGGGTTTCAACTTGAATATGGAATACGGTAAGCCCGTAATTCCTTACTTCCCGGTTTTACGGCTGATAAAAAAAATTTATTCCAAAACCGGGACAGAACTTGGCTTAATGGTAATGAATTTTTCCGGGGAACGTCTTTTTAAGTTATTCAACATTACCATGGCGGGGTCTTTCGGCAGCATCTTTCTTTTGAATGATAGCGGTGGCTGGATCATTGGTCCGGATGAGACCTATAGCTGGCGATTCCTGTTTGAAGAGGATCAGGGATTGATGCAGCATGAATATCCTTCTGAGTGGGCTGAGATTTCAGCTAAGGACCATGGACAATTTGAAGCTGAGGGCGCGGTTTATACCTTCGATTCCCTGAACAGTGATTCATTAAAATACAGTACGGGGCAGGAAGTTATATTTAATGAAGGATGGACTGTTGTATCCCGGGTTCCTGATGAAGTTTTGATGGTACCCCGCAGAAATCTTTTGATCTCTCTGCTTACTTTATTATTTATTCTGGTTGGTTATCTTTTTTGGCGGTATACTTCGACCACTGCCGCTAGCGAAGACATACGCAGGGCTCTTGAGGAAAGTGAAAAAAGATTCAGGGACATTGCTGATGCTGCCGGGGAATTTATATGGGAGACCGGGCCGGACGGAAGCTTTGTCTTTGTTACCGGCAGAGCTGAAGATGTTCTTGGGTACAGTGCCGAAGAATTGATAGGCCGTTCTCCTTTCGATTTTGTAGATGAGGAATCTTCTTGGGATGTGCGCAAGGAATTCTTGGATGCAGCCCAGTTCGGTAATAGTTTCAGGGGCTTGGTGTTCAAGTTTGTGAATCGCGATGGGCGCAGGGTGTGGCTTGAGTTCAACGGCGTACCGCTGCTTGATGCCGAGGGGACAGTTATCGGTTTTCGTGGAGCGTCATCGGACATCAGTGCACAGAAAAAAGCTTTGCAGGATTTGCAGGATCGTGAAGATATGCTTCAGAGCATAAGTGACTCCGTTCAGGATGCACTTGTTTTGATGGATGAAAATGGTCTGGTTCATTTCTGGAATATGGCCGCGGAAAACATTTTTGGTTTCAGTGCTGAAGAGATGCTGGGTGAAAGTCTGGAATGCTGTTTCTATGCTGAGGACAATGTTTCGCCTGACTTTGATGGAGATAGCGGTAAATATGTAGGAGGGCTGTTGCACAGCTACGGATCTTTTACAGTGAATATCCGGCGCAAGGGTGGGGATGTTTTCCCTGCCGAAGTGCTGCTTTCGCCTCTGCGCAGGGATGATCAGTGGTGGGTTGTCGGTACTTTCAGGGATGTTACCGAACGTAAGGAAGCTGAAGATAAGTTACGCAAGCTTGCCACTACTGATCCGCTGACCGGACTGTATAATCGTCGTTTTTTTATGGACAGTGCAGAAGATGCGATGGAGCGTTCCCGTCGTTACGGAAATAGTCTTTCATTATTAATGATGGATATTGATTTTTTTAAGAAGGTCAATGATTCCTATGGACATGACGCTGGTGATGATGTTCTGAAATGCTTGTCCAAAACAGGATTGAAACTTTTACGTAATATTGATGTGTTTGGTCGGATCGGTGGTGAAGAATTTGCCATACTCCTGCCTGACACCGGGATAGAGGGAGCCGCACAGGTAGCAGAAAGGCTGCGTGCGGAAATAGAAGCGGAAACAATGCTTACTCGCTCAGGTTCATTGAAAATTACAGTGAGCATAGGAGTTGCCACTTATAATGATATGACGGATTCGCTGGAAAAGATGCTTAAGGCTGCGGATGTTGGGCTTTACGCTGCCAAGGAGGCCGGGCGTAATCAGGTCAAAGTGCAGATTTCGCCTGAAAATTAG